The DNA region GGCCAGCGGACGATCGAGCGGGCCCAGCGCGCCGGCGTCGACCGCCGGCGCCGCGGCGATCACCGCGGCCGGGGCGCTCGGCGGCGGCGGCGCGGTCACCGCGGTCGGCGGCAGGCCCAGGTCGGCGACGCCGATCGTCGGCCCCGCCGCCATCACCGCGGCCCGCCGCATGGCCGCGCGCAGCTCGCGCACGTTGCCGGGCCACCCGTAGGCGGCGAGCGCCGCGCGGGCGTCCGCGCCGAGCAGGTGGCGCGGTCGTGGCGAACGTGGCCTCGGCCTCGGCCAGGAGGCGCTCGGCCAGCAGCAGCACGTCGTCGCCGCGGGCCCGCAGCGGCGGCAGCTCGATCGTCACCTCGCGCACGCGGTACAGCAGATCGGCGCGGAACCGCCCGGCCGCGACCTCGGCGTCGAGATCGCGGTTGGTCGCGCACACCAGCCGGAAGTCGACCGCGCGGGCGACGTCGTCGCCGACCCGCGTGACCTCGCGCTCCTGCAGCACCCGCAAGAGCGCCGCCTGCATCGGCGGCGGCAGCTCGCCGAGCTCGTCGAGGAACAGGGTCGAGCCGGCCGCGGCCTCGATCCGCCCGACCCGATCGCCGTGGGCGCCGGTGAAGCTGCCGCGCTTGTGGCCGAACAGCTCCGACTCGAACAGGTTGGCCGGGATCGCGGCGCAGTTGACCGCGACCAGCGGCCGGCCGGCGCGGCCGCTGGCGGCGTGGAGCGCGCGCGCCACCAGCTCCTTGCCGGTCCCGGTCTCGCCGGTGACCAGCACGCCCAGAGGGGTCGGCCCGACCCGCGCGATCAGCCCGGCCACCGCGGTGATGACCGGCGACGCGCCCAGCGTGGTCGGCGCCGCCGGGCTGCGCCGGAGCTGCGCGATCACCGGCACCGCGAGCGTCGCGGCAACCGCCAGGTCGGCGGCCAGGCGCGCGCCCAGCGGGCGGGTCGGCCGACGTGCGCCCAGGTACAGCGCGCCGGCCACGCGATCGCCCAGCACCATCGGGATCGCGATCACCGAGCGCAGCGCCAGGTTCACCACCGACGGGACGTTGGCCAGGCGCGGATCGTCGTCGGTGTCGGCCACCGCGATCGCCTGGCCGCCGGCCAGGACCTCGGCCAGCACCGTGTCCGACAGGATCGCCGCGCCGTCGGCGACCGCGGCCCCGGTGGCGTCGCGCGCGACCGCGACCGTGTGGCCGCCGCCGTCGCGCAGGACCACCGCGCCGACGTCGCTGCCAGTGGCCGCCACCGCTTGATCCACGAGGCTGGCCAGCGCGCTCGCCGGATCCTCGGCCTGCGCCAGGGCCAGGGCCAGCGCGCCGATCGGCAGCGCGGGGTCGTCGACGCGCATCCGCGTCAGCGTGACGCCGTCGACGACGACCGGCGCGTCGCCGAGCTCGAGCCGCGCGCCGGTGGCCAGCACGGCCACGGTCACCCGCGCGCGATCGCGCTGGACCACCAGCCACTCGTGGGCGACGCCGGCGACGCGCACGTCGGCCGCAGGCGACGAGCCGACGGTCGTGAGCGCGCGCGCGAGCTCGACGGTGCGCGGCGCGGCGCCGGGGACGCGCAGCTCGAGGCGCGGCGCGGTCACGGCCCGCCCGCCGGGCGCGACGGCCGCACGTGGGCCGGCCGGGTCTCGCCGGTGACCGGGGCGGCGCTCGACGTCGGCGCGGCGCGCGCCCCGCCCGCCGCGGCCGCCGGGGCCGGCTGCGACGGCGCCACCGACGCGGGCCGCACGGTCGCCGCGGCCGGATCCGCGGCCGACGCCGACGAGCGCGCGCCGGCCCAGGGCCGCGCCGCGACCAGGCCCACCGCGATCAACAGCGCCAGCGCGCCGGCGGCCAGCCACGGCCAGCGCCGCGCCGGCGCGATCGTCGCCACCGGCGCTGCGCCCGGCGCGCGCGCGTCCGCCGGCGTCGTCACCCGCGCGCCCGCCAGCGCCAGCGCCGGCGCCGGGGCCGCGCCACGGATGGTCCGGGCCTGCGGTCGACCGCCGGCGCTCATCACGCGCTCGAGGATCGCCGCCAGGCGCGGATCGTCGCCGCGATAGCCCAGACCGCGCTCGACCAGGCGCGTGGCCGCGAACCGATCGCCCGCGGCCAGCGCGGCCTCGGCCTGGGTCGCCAGCGCCGCGCAGCGACGGTCGGCGACCTCCGCCGCGTAGCGGATCGGATCGGCCAGCCAGCGCCCGCGCTCGTCGGCCAGCGCCGCGACCGACGTCCAGTCGACCAGGCGCTCGAGCTCCGCCGCCAGCGCCGCACCGTCGGGCGGGCGCCGCGTCGGCTCGGGATCGAGCACGCGCGCGACCAGCGCCGCCAGCGCCTCGCTCACCGCGGGCGCCAGCTCGATCAGGCTGGGCGCGCGCCCGGCCAGGATCGCCGCGACCTCCTCGCTGCCGCGGCGTCGCTGGAACGGACGCCGCCCGGCGATGGCCTCGAACAGCACCACGCCGAGCGCCCACACGTCGCTGGCGGGCGACGGCGTGCGGTCCTCGATCTGCTCGGGTGCCATGTACGGCACCGAGCCGGTCAGCGTGTCCTCGGCGGTGTGGCGGCTGTGCTCGGGCCCGAGCGCGAGGCCCAGGTCGATCACGATCACCGCGCCGTCGCGATCGATCACCAGGTTGTCGGGCTTGAGATCGCGGTGCACCAGGCCAGCGGCGTGGATCGCGCCGACCGCGTGGGCGGCCGCGATCACCAGCGCCAGCGCCGCCTCGGGCACCAGCGGCCCCTGGGCCAGCGCGGTCCGCACCGTCGGGCCGGTCAGCAGCGGCGTCACCAGGTACGGCGCGCCGCCGTCGACGCCGGCGTCGATCAGCCGCACCACGCCGGGGTGCGCGATGCGCCCCAGGCTGGCGACCTCGCGGTGGAACCGCGCGATCGCGTCGCCGCCGAGATCGTCGCGCAGGCGCTTGAGCGCCCAGGGCTGGCCCGCGGCGTCCTTGACCTCGTATACGGTCGACCAGCCGCCCGCGCCGATGGCGCGCGCGATCTGATAGGGCCCGATGCTCGTGCCGGCCGGCGCGGTCGTCACCGCTCGACCCTACCCGATCTGACGCGGCCGAGTCTGGCAGACAATCCTGTCACGACCGCCCCCCCGCCCGCGCAAGTGCGCGAAGCTGGACAGGTCCGCCGTCGGCACGGGCCTTGTAATAGGCGCCCACCACGACCATGAACCGCCTCCGCTTCACCGTGACCCTCCTGGCGATCGCCGCCTGCGACCAGGGCGGCAAGCCCGCCGCGCCGCCGGCCCCAGCCCCCATCGCACCCGTGGCCCCCGCGCCGACCACGCCCACCGCGCCCGCGTCCCCGGCCGAGGCCCCGGCCCCGGCCCCGCCGCCGATCGCCTACACCAGCGCGCCGGGCCCCGCCTACCTCGGCGTCGCCGGCGCCGGGCTCTACCGCCTCGACGGCGGCGCGCTCACCCGGCTGATCGCTCACCGGTACCCCGTCAAGCAGATCGTCGTCGATCGCCAGGGCGCGGTCTACGCCGTGGCCATCGGCGGCATGTGGAAGATCGTCGACGGCAAGCCCCAGCGCCTCGACAGCGACCAGACGACGCTGGTCGATCAGCTCGCGCTCGGCCCCGACGGCGTCCTGTGGGCCACGGACCGCCGCGGGGTGTTGCGCTGGGACGGCGCGTGGACCGAGGAGCCGGCCGAGACCTTCGGCGGCGATCTGATCAACGCGATCGCGGTCGATCACGACGGCCGGGTGTGGGTCGTCCAGAGCGCGGCGCTGTGGCGCCTCGACGGCGACCACTGGAGCAAGCTCGACGTCGGGTTCGCCAGCACCGCCACGCCGTTCTTCTCGGCCATCGCGATCCACGCCGACGGCACGGTCTACGTCGCCGGCAGCGCCGGGACCTTCGCGTTCCGCGACGGCCGCTGGCGCAAGACCGGCCTCGCCACCCGCTACGGCTCGATCGACGAGCTGGTCGCGGGTCCGGCCGGGCACATGGCCGGGACCGGCGGCGTCGGCACGCTCGCGGTCGCCGAGCCCAGCGGCACGACCCGCACCGTCGAGCTCGACGAGGGGCCGGCCCAGGCCCACCGCGGCGACGTGCTCGCGATCGACGGCGGCGGCCGCACCTGGGTCGCCACCGACAACGGCCTGGTGATCTTCGATCGCGACGGCGGCCTGGCCCAGCAGTGGCTGCCGGGCACGGTCGCGGGCGTCACCGGCAAGATCACCGCGCTGGCGGTGGTCGCCGACGGGCCCACGTTGCCGGCGCTGCAGGCCGCCGCCACCGGCGCGATCACCGGCAAGGTCCTGCGCGCGGGCAAGCCGGTCGCGCGCGCGGCGATCGAGCTGTGCGATCAGCCGCTGACGATGTTCAAGGGCACGCCGTGTGAGTCGTCGACCCGCGCCTACCGCGGCACCAGCGCCGCCGACGGCACGTTCCGCATCGACGACGTGCCGGTCGGCACCTACGGCTTCGCGGTCAAGCCAGGCGCGCAGTGGATCATCTTGATCGGCGGCGAC from Myxococcales bacterium includes:
- a CDS encoding sigma-54-dependent Fis family transcriptional regulator, with the protein product MTAPRLELRVPGAAPRTVELARALTTVGSSPAADVRVAGVAHEWLVVQRDRARVTVAVLATGARLELGDAPVVVDGVTLTRMRVDDPALPIGALALALAQAEDPASALASLVDQAVAATGSDVGAVVLRDGGGHTVAVARDATGAAVADGAAILSDTVLAEVLAGGQAIAVADTDDDPRLANVPSVVNLALRSVIAIPMVLGDRVAGALYLGARRPTRPLGARLAADLAVAATLAVPVIAQLRRSPAAPTTLGASPVITAVAGLIARVGPTPLGVLVTGETGTGKELVARALHAASGRAGRPLVAVNCAAIPANLFESELFGHKRGSFTGAHGDRVGRIEAAAGSTLFLDELGELPPPMQAALLRVLQEREVTRVGDDVARAVDFRLVCATNRDLDAEVAAGRFRADLLYRVREVTIELPPLRARGDDVLLLAERLLAEAEATFATTAPPARRGRPRGARRLRVARQRARAARGHAAGRGDGGGADDRRRRPGPAADRGDRAAAAERPGRGDRRGAGGRRRRAGPARSSAGPGPRRLRRRVLRGGAGPPRRQPRGRGRGARHQHALAVPLPRRRARVDRRAA
- a CDS encoding serine/threonine protein kinase — protein: MTTAPAGTSIGPYQIARAIGAGGWSTVYEVKDAAGQPWALKRLRDDLGGDAIARFHREVASLGRIAHPGVVRLIDAGVDGGAPYLVTPLLTGPTVRTALAQGPLVPEAALALVIAAAHAVGAIHAAGLVHRDLKPDNLVIDRDGAVIVIDLGLALGPEHSRHTAEDTLTGSVPYMAPEQIEDRTPSPASDVWALGVVLFEAIAGRRPFQRRRGSEEVAAILAGRAPSLIELAPAVSEALAALVARVLDPEPTRRPPDGAALAAELERLVDWTSVAALADERGRWLADPIRYAAEVADRRCAALATQAEAALAAGDRFAATRLVERGLGYRGDDPRLAAILERVMSAGGRPQARTIRGAAPAPALALAGARVTTPADARAPGAAPVATIAPARRWPWLAAGALALLIAVGLVAARPWAGARSSASAADPAAATVRPASVAPSQPAPAAAAGGARAAPTSSAAPVTGETRPAHVRPSRPAGGP